In a genomic window of Nothobranchius furzeri strain GRZ-AD chromosome 14, NfurGRZ-RIMD1, whole genome shotgun sequence:
- the LOC139062750 gene encoding putative FK506-binding protein 9-like protein — MTTCPRPWRDPSLSRHNYGKTYNIVLGANQVVPGMKDGLMDMCVGEKRHLVIPPHLAYGERGVLDEVPGSAEMVFDIDLVDMEEGLPEGYMFIWKDEGAPYLFSEMDEDKNEQVEPSEFTDYIMQQVNNGKGRLAPGFDPYRIIDNMFSNQDRNGDGKITEAEFKLKADGSVSHDEL, encoded by the exons acACAATTATGGAAAGACATATAACATCGTCCTGGGAGCCAACCAGGTCGTCCCGGGGATGAAGGACGGGCTGATGGACATGTGTGTAGGAGAAAAACGACACCTGGTTATTCCCCCTCACCTGGCCTACGGGGAGAGGGGAGTCC tcGATGAAGTTCCAGGAAGTGCTGAGATGGTGTTTGACATTGATTTGGTTGATATGGAAGAAGGACTTCCTGAGGGATACATGTTCATCTGGAAGGATGAGGGAGCGCCATATCTCTTCTCAGAGATGGATGAAGATAAAAACGAGCAGGTGGAGCCTTCTGAG TTTACCGACTACATCATGCAGCAGGTGAACAACGGGAAGGGCCGCCTGGCTCCCGGCTTCGATCCTTACCGCATCATCGACAACATGTTCTCCAACCAGGACCGCAATGGAGACGGAAAGATCACAGAGGCGGAGTTCAAGCTCAAAGCAGACGGGTCTGTGTCCCACGACGAGCTATGA